A genomic window from Providencia alcalifaciens includes:
- the murG gene encoding undecaprenyldiphospho-muramoylpentapeptide beta-N-acetylglucosaminyltransferase produces MSQAKKLLVMAGGTGGHVFPGLAVAHYLQAQGWEIRWLGTADRMEATLVPKHGIDIEFIQISGLRGKGIGALIGAPWRIYKAIRQAKTIIQRYQPDAVLGMGGYVSGPGGIAAWQCGVPVVLHEQNGIAGLTNKWLSKIAKRVLQAFPGAFPDAPVVGNPVREDVLALPAPQERLTGREGAIRVLVVGGSQGARILNQVMPAVAGNVSKQLNIWHQAGKGSKESTEALYNDFLQNSGDSEFKVTEFIDDMAQAYAWADIVVCRSGALTVSEIAAAGLPAIFVPFQHKDRQQYWNALPLEQAGAAKIIEQPQFTPEAVVELLNKWDRAELLSMADKAYGCAITDATERVAAVICDVAK; encoded by the coding sequence ATGAGTCAGGCAAAAAAATTACTCGTTATGGCAGGCGGAACTGGGGGACACGTTTTTCCCGGCTTAGCTGTGGCGCACTATTTGCAGGCTCAAGGTTGGGAAATTCGCTGGTTAGGTACCGCGGATCGCATGGAAGCCACTTTAGTACCGAAACACGGTATTGATATTGAGTTTATTCAGATCTCGGGTTTAAGAGGCAAAGGCATTGGTGCATTAATTGGTGCACCTTGGCGTATCTATAAAGCCATTCGCCAAGCGAAAACCATTATTCAACGCTATCAACCTGATGCGGTTCTTGGTATGGGCGGTTATGTGTCTGGTCCCGGAGGTATCGCTGCTTGGCAATGTGGTGTTCCTGTTGTTCTCCATGAACAAAATGGGATCGCGGGATTAACCAATAAATGGTTATCAAAAATTGCTAAACGTGTTTTGCAAGCTTTCCCCGGCGCATTCCCTGATGCACCTGTTGTAGGTAACCCTGTGCGTGAGGATGTACTGGCATTGCCGGCACCGCAAGAGCGCTTAACGGGTCGCGAAGGCGCAATTCGCGTATTGGTTGTTGGGGGGAGCCAAGGGGCTAGAATTTTAAATCAAGTCATGCCTGCAGTTGCTGGAAATGTGAGCAAACAGTTAAATATCTGGCATCAGGCTGGAAAAGGCAGTAAGGAATCGACAGAAGCATTGTATAATGATTTTTTGCAAAATTCAGGCGATTCTGAGTTTAAAGTGACTGAATTTATTGATGATATGGCACAAGCTTACGCATGGGCTGATATTGTGGTTTGTCGTTCAGGTGCATTAACTGTCAGTGAGATAGCCGCGGCAGGTTTACCCGCGATTTTTGTTCCTTTCCAGCATAAAGACCGCCAGCAATATTGGAATGCACTGCCTTTAGAACAAGCCGGGGCTGCGAAGATTATTGAGCAACCGCAGTTTACACCTGAAGCCGTTGTTGAGTTACTCAACAAGTGGGATAGAGCCGAATTATTGTCGATGGCAGATAAAGCTTATGGCTGTGCCATCACGGATGCAACCGAACGTGTTGCGGCGGTTATTTGCGATGTTGCGAAATAG
- the ftsW gene encoding cell division protein FtsW, with translation MTIPGALRLKNWIIGEKNGVISGTTLYDRTLVWLAFGLAAIGFIMVTSASMPVGQRLTDDPFYFAKRDVVYLVVAFLLVLGVMRISMATWEKYSFILLMGALGMLAVVLVAGSSVNGASRWIDIGIVKIQPAEISKFALFCYVSSYLVRKSDEVRTKFFGFVKPMCILIMMALLLLLQPDLGTVVVLVVTTLGLLFLAGARLAPFIIGIAVCGVGVLALIIFEPYRLRRVTSFLNPWDDPFGSGYQLTQSLMAFGRGELLGQGLGNSVQKLEYLPEAHTDFIFSVLAEELGYVGVVLVLLMVFMLAFRAMMIGRRALLTNQLFGGYLACAIGIWFTFQALVNVGAAAGMLPTKGLTLPLISYGGSSLLVMSAAIAMLLRIDYETRLEKAQAFVRSSK, from the coding sequence ATGACCATACCGGGTGCTTTGCGTTTAAAAAACTGGATCATCGGTGAAAAGAACGGCGTGATTTCAGGCACGACGCTCTACGACCGTACATTGGTTTGGTTAGCATTCGGTTTAGCGGCAATCGGCTTCATTATGGTGACCTCTGCATCGATGCCAGTCGGACAGCGATTAACGGATGACCCATTCTATTTTGCTAAACGTGACGTAGTGTATTTGGTCGTTGCATTTCTTCTGGTTTTAGGCGTTATGCGTATCTCAATGGCAACATGGGAAAAATACAGCTTTATTTTGCTGATGGGTGCATTGGGAATGCTGGCAGTGGTGTTGGTTGCGGGGAGCTCTGTTAATGGGGCATCACGCTGGATTGACATCGGTATTGTGAAAATTCAGCCCGCAGAAATTTCTAAGTTTGCGCTGTTTTGTTACGTTTCCAGCTATTTAGTTCGTAAGTCAGATGAAGTACGCACCAAGTTTTTCGGCTTTGTGAAACCGATGTGTATTTTGATTATGATGGCGCTATTGCTGCTGTTGCAGCCAGACTTAGGAACAGTGGTTGTACTGGTTGTGACTACGTTAGGGTTGCTGTTTTTAGCCGGTGCGCGTTTAGCACCGTTTATTATTGGTATCGCGGTTTGTGGCGTAGGTGTACTGGCTTTGATTATCTTTGAACCGTATCGTTTGCGCCGTGTGACATCCTTCTTAAACCCGTGGGATGATCCGTTTGGTAGCGGCTATCAGTTAACGCAATCTTTGATGGCGTTTGGTCGAGGAGAGCTCCTCGGGCAAGGTTTGGGTAACTCAGTACAGAAATTAGAATATTTACCGGAAGCACACACGGACTTTATTTTCTCTGTATTGGCTGAAGAGCTAGGTTATGTGGGTGTGGTTCTGGTGTTACTGATGGTATTCATGCTGGCGTTTAGAGCGATGATGATAGGGCGTAGAGCACTGCTAACCAACCAATTATTTGGTGGATATCTCGCGTGTGCCATCGGTATTTGGTTTACCTTCCAAGCATTGGTTAATGTGGGAGCAGCGGCAGGTATGTTGCCAACTAAAGGTTTAACACTCCCGTTAATCAGTTATGGGGGATCGAGTTTATTAGTGATGTCAGCGGCGATCGCTATGTTACTTAGAATTGATTATGAAACACGACTTGAGAAAGCTCAGGCGTTTGTAAGGAGTTCCAAATGA
- the murE gene encoding UDP-N-acetylmuramoyl-L-alanyl-D-glutamate--2,6-diaminopimelate ligase produces MADRNLCELLAPFGVSTTNVSLREMTLDSRKAAAGDLFIAVKGHQSDGRHYIPQAIAQGVSAVIAEAQGEAEEGEIRFIHGVPVIYLNDLNNRLSALAGEFYHQPSSQMKLVGVTGTNGKTTTTQLIAQWAKGLGETSAVMGTVGNGLLGQVSPSENTTGSAVDIQLELTQLLNKKATLTAMEVSSHGLVQGRVAALQFDAAVFTNLSRDHLDYHGDMANYEAAKWLLFSTHQTKTQIINADDEVGMKWLQRLPQACAVTMENRIPANWQGPWLKATDVDYHDKGATIHFTSSWGEGSFESPLMGAFNVSNLLLAMATLLMMDYPLEKLLATTDALMPVCGRMEVFSVAGKPTVVVDYAHTPDALEKALAAARLHCKGKLWCVFGCGGDRDKGKRPLMGASAEQYADKVVITDDNPRSEDPLDIINDIMAGILDSSRVFAIPGRPEAVTNTILQAQPDDVILVAGKGHEDYQIIGSRRLDYSDRLTVARLLGVMA; encoded by the coding sequence GTGGCAGATCGTAATCTTTGTGAACTCCTCGCCCCATTTGGTGTGAGTACAACAAATGTCTCTTTACGAGAGATGACGCTAGACAGTCGAAAGGCTGCCGCGGGTGATCTGTTCATTGCTGTAAAAGGCCATCAGTCAGATGGTAGACACTATATTCCTCAAGCTATCGCTCAAGGGGTTTCTGCGGTGATTGCAGAAGCACAAGGCGAAGCAGAAGAAGGCGAAATTCGCTTTATTCATGGTGTGCCTGTCATTTATCTTAACGACCTAAACAACCGTTTATCCGCATTAGCGGGTGAGTTCTACCATCAACCTTCATCCCAAATGAAATTAGTGGGTGTGACGGGAACCAACGGTAAGACCACCACGACGCAATTAATTGCGCAATGGGCTAAAGGATTAGGCGAAACATCGGCAGTGATGGGAACGGTAGGTAATGGGCTACTGGGGCAAGTTTCTCCAAGTGAGAACACAACGGGTTCCGCCGTTGATATTCAATTAGAACTGACTCAATTACTGAATAAAAAAGCGACGTTGACGGCGATGGAAGTTTCTTCTCATGGCTTGGTTCAAGGTCGTGTTGCTGCGCTGCAATTTGACGCAGCAGTATTCACTAATTTAAGCCGTGACCATCTCGATTATCATGGTGATATGGCTAATTACGAGGCCGCGAAATGGTTACTTTTCTCTACTCATCAAACTAAAACTCAAATTATTAATGCGGATGATGAAGTGGGGATGAAGTGGTTGCAGCGCTTGCCGCAAGCTTGTGCCGTGACGATGGAAAATCGTATACCGGCTAACTGGCAAGGCCCATGGTTAAAAGCCACTGACGTGGATTATCACGATAAAGGCGCAACCATTCATTTCACGTCAAGCTGGGGTGAAGGTTCATTTGAAAGCCCATTAATGGGGGCGTTTAACGTAAGCAACTTATTGCTAGCGATGGCAACACTGTTAATGATGGACTACCCATTAGAGAAACTTTTAGCGACAACCGACGCGTTAATGCCAGTCTGTGGTCGTATGGAAGTGTTCAGCGTTGCAGGCAAGCCAACCGTGGTTGTGGATTATGCGCATACCCCTGATGCATTAGAAAAAGCGTTAGCGGCAGCGCGTTTACATTGTAAAGGCAAGCTGTGGTGCGTCTTTGGTTGTGGCGGTGATAGAGACAAAGGCAAGCGCCCTCTGATGGGAGCCTCCGCAGAGCAATACGCTGATAAAGTGGTGATCACCGACGATAACCCTCGCAGCGAAGATCCGCTGGATATTATCAACGACATCATGGCGGGTATTTTAGATTCTAGCCGCGTATTCGCGATCCCGGGGCGTCCAGAAGCCGTCACCAATACTATCTTACAAGCACAACCTGATGATGTGATTTTAGTGGCGGGTAAAGGCCATGAAGATTATCAAATTATTGGTTCTCGCCGTTTAGATTATTCAGACCGCTTGACTGTCGCAAGATTGTTGGGGGTGATGGCATGA
- the murD gene encoding UDP-N-acetylmuramoyl-L-alanine--D-glutamate ligase → MIGSQAQQYQGKNVVIIGLGLTGLSCVDFFLARGVVPRVMDTRAVPPGVDKLPENVACHSSSLNNEWLQQADLIVASPGVALATPQLQEAASNGIEIVGDIELFCREADAPIVAITGSNGKSTVTSLVGEMAKAAGISVGVGGNIGIPALSLLNQGHSLFVLELSSFQLETTSSLRAAAATVLNVTEDHMDRYPLGLEQYRAAKLRIYNNAQHGIVNAQDPLTFPHDQSVNQYTSFGLNSGDYYFDTQKRVLVAQGEVVLDVAQMHLTGQHNYMNALAALALADTVAIPREASLKVLKEYAGLVHRFQLVFFNRGVRWINDSKATNVGSTEAALNGLHVDGNIYLLLGGDGKSADFSPLKEYISADNYRLYCFGRDGQQLAELAPEKSVLTDTMEQSMRLIAPLLKSGDMVLLSPACASLDQFKSFEQRGDVFAQLAKELG, encoded by the coding sequence ATGATTGGTTCACAGGCTCAGCAGTATCAGGGTAAAAACGTAGTGATTATCGGCTTAGGTTTAACTGGGCTTTCCTGCGTTGACTTTTTCCTTGCTCGTGGGGTTGTTCCTCGTGTGATGGATACCCGCGCTGTGCCACCTGGTGTTGATAAACTTCCGGAGAATGTTGCTTGTCATAGTAGCAGCTTAAATAATGAATGGCTGCAACAAGCTGACTTGATTGTTGCCAGCCCAGGCGTTGCGTTGGCAACGCCGCAGTTACAGGAAGCCGCAAGCAACGGTATTGAGATTGTGGGTGATATTGAGCTGTTCTGCCGTGAGGCGGATGCGCCAATTGTCGCAATCACAGGTTCTAATGGTAAAAGCACGGTGACTTCCCTTGTGGGGGAAATGGCGAAAGCGGCTGGGATTTCCGTCGGTGTGGGTGGGAATATTGGTATTCCTGCACTTTCCTTACTTAATCAAGGGCATAGCCTGTTCGTGTTGGAACTGTCTAGCTTCCAATTGGAAACCACGTCTAGCCTACGAGCAGCAGCAGCGACCGTGTTGAATGTGACTGAAGATCATATGGATCGCTATCCATTGGGGCTTGAGCAATATCGCGCAGCAAAATTACGTATTTATAATAATGCGCAACACGGCATTGTGAACGCGCAAGACCCGCTAACATTTCCACATGACCAGAGCGTTAACCAATACACCAGTTTTGGTTTAAATAGTGGTGATTACTACTTTGATACGCAAAAGCGTGTCTTAGTTGCTCAAGGTGAAGTGGTGTTGGATGTGGCACAAATGCATCTGACTGGACAGCATAATTATATGAATGCGCTGGCTGCATTAGCCTTAGCGGATACCGTGGCAATCCCTCGTGAAGCTAGTCTTAAAGTCTTAAAAGAGTATGCCGGTTTAGTGCATCGCTTCCAGTTGGTCTTTTTCAATCGCGGAGTGCGTTGGATTAATGACTCGAAGGCGACCAATGTGGGCAGTACAGAAGCGGCGCTGAATGGTTTGCATGTGGATGGCAACATTTATTTGTTGTTAGGTGGTGACGGTAAATCAGCCGATTTTTCTCCGCTCAAAGAATACATTTCGGCGGATAACTACCGCTTGTATTGTTTTGGTCGTGACGGTCAACAATTAGCGGAGCTTGCACCAGAAAAATCCGTACTGACAGATACGATGGAGCAGAGTATGCGCCTAATTGCGCCGTTGTTAAAATCTGGCGACATGGTGCTGTTATCTCCCGCATGTGCCAGCTTAGATCAGTTCAAAAGTTTTGAGCAGCGAGGTGATGTTTTTGCTCAACTCGCTAAGGAGTTAGGTTAA
- the murF gene encoding UDP-N-acetylmuramoyl-tripeptide--D-alanyl-D-alanine ligase yields MIPMTLTQLAQITHGRIEKASNNEFVLLNVSTDSRKIDASCLFIALKGERFDAHDFAAQVVDAGAAALLVNHQLDVNCPQVIVEDTRIAMGQIAAWVRQQSKARVVGLTGSSGKTSVKEMTASILAQRGKTLYTAGNLNNDIGVPLTLFRLTDEYQFAVIEMGANHPYEIEYTTNIVKPEAALVNNLFGAHLAGFGSPEGVAKAKGEIYQGLSEEGTAIVNLDSYSDKWQFNPRQTVWYYSLTEKADFYPSDIQIKQLTTDFTLHTPVGQVEITLPLPGVHNIANVLAASALAISVGATLEDIKQGIATTKAVPGRLFPVSLSETKVVLDDTYNANDGSMIAAINVLAKMPGYRILVVGDMGELGDYAHECHERVGLAAKQAGLDKVLSVGQLSEVISQSSERGEHFTAKQDLLTRLIPLVQQNDVVSILVKGSRSSAMEDVVNALKECFEC; encoded by the coding sequence ATGATCCCGATGACCTTAACCCAACTGGCGCAAATCACTCACGGTCGCATTGAAAAAGCGAGCAATAACGAATTTGTGTTATTAAACGTGAGTACTGATAGCCGTAAAATCGATGCTAGCTGCCTGTTTATTGCCTTAAAAGGCGAGCGTTTTGATGCCCATGATTTTGCCGCTCAAGTGGTGGATGCGGGCGCTGCAGCACTGTTAGTTAACCATCAACTGGATGTGAACTGCCCACAGGTGATTGTGGAAGATACGCGTATTGCGATGGGACAAATCGCCGCTTGGGTGCGTCAACAGTCTAAAGCGAGAGTGGTCGGGTTGACTGGCTCTTCCGGTAAAACATCCGTGAAAGAGATGACCGCCTCGATTCTGGCACAACGTGGCAAAACGTTATATACCGCAGGCAACTTGAATAATGATATTGGTGTTCCACTGACACTGTTCCGTTTAACGGATGAATATCAGTTTGCCGTGATCGAAATGGGGGCTAATCACCCATATGAAATTGAATACACGACCAATATCGTTAAGCCAGAAGCTGCATTAGTGAATAACTTATTTGGTGCGCATCTTGCTGGTTTCGGCTCTCCTGAAGGTGTCGCTAAAGCCAAAGGTGAAATCTACCAAGGCCTGTCAGAAGAAGGCACGGCGATTGTGAACTTAGATAGCTACTCTGATAAGTGGCAATTTAACCCTCGTCAAACCGTTTGGTATTACTCGCTGACTGAAAAAGCGGATTTCTACCCTTCCGATATTCAAATCAAACAGCTTACAACGGATTTCACGCTGCATACGCCAGTAGGACAGGTTGAGATCACATTGCCATTACCGGGCGTGCATAACATTGCCAATGTTTTAGCGGCAAGTGCATTAGCCATCTCGGTTGGTGCAACCTTAGAAGATATTAAACAAGGTATAGCCACCACGAAAGCGGTACCGGGGCGTTTATTCCCAGTGAGTTTAAGTGAGACGAAAGTCGTACTGGACGATACCTATAATGCCAATGATGGTTCGATGATTGCGGCGATTAATGTGCTGGCGAAAATGCCGGGCTATCGCATTTTAGTTGTTGGTGACATGGGTGAGCTTGGTGATTATGCCCATGAGTGCCATGAACGTGTTGGTTTAGCCGCGAAGCAAGCGGGCTTAGATAAAGTTCTCAGTGTTGGACAGTTAAGCGAAGTTATTAGCCAATCTAGCGAACGTGGTGAGCATTTTACAGCGAAACAAGATTTATTAACCCGACTAATTCCGCTAGTACAGCAGAATGATGTTGTTTCTATTTTAGTTAAAGGTTCACGCAGCTCTGCGATGGAAGATGTCGTGAATGCATTGAAGGAGTGCTTCGAATGTTAG
- a CDS encoding D-alanine--D-alanine ligase has translation MTEKIAVLFGGTSAEREVSLQSGNAVLAGLRQAGVDAHPIDTQDFPVIALKEAGFDKAFIALHGRGGEDGTIQGMLEFLGLPYTGSGVMASALSMDKLRTKQLWQGAGLSVSPYISLNKQKYTNIKKEQLAQQVKHLGLPLIVKPSLEGSSVGMSKVDSLNALPEAIELAFQFDDTLLIEKWLSGPEYTVAVLGDEVLPSIRIQPPGIFYDYEAKYLSDETQYFCPSGLTNDLEAKLADIAIQAYQAVGCRGWGRVDVIQDSDGEFYLLEVNTSPGMTSHSLVPMAARQAGLDFSQLVVRILELAS, from the coding sequence ATGACAGAAAAAATCGCGGTTCTATTTGGCGGCACATCTGCTGAGCGTGAAGTATCACTTCAGTCTGGCAATGCCGTATTGGCGGGATTACGCCAAGCGGGCGTTGATGCGCATCCAATTGATACCCAAGATTTTCCTGTTATTGCATTAAAAGAGGCTGGGTTTGATAAAGCCTTTATCGCCTTACATGGTCGTGGCGGGGAAGACGGCACGATCCAAGGTATGCTTGAGTTTCTGGGGCTTCCATACACTGGCAGTGGCGTAATGGCATCTGCGCTGAGTATGGATAAACTACGCACCAAACAACTTTGGCAAGGTGCTGGACTCAGTGTTTCTCCATATATTTCACTTAACAAGCAGAAATATACTAATATTAAAAAAGAGCAGTTAGCTCAGCAAGTTAAGCACTTAGGACTGCCACTTATCGTTAAACCGAGTTTGGAAGGTTCCAGTGTTGGAATGAGTAAGGTTGACTCTCTGAATGCATTGCCAGAAGCCATTGAGCTTGCTTTCCAGTTTGATGATACGTTATTGATTGAAAAGTGGTTAAGTGGTCCTGAATATACGGTAGCGGTACTCGGTGATGAGGTTCTACCTTCAATCCGCATTCAGCCGCCGGGTATTTTTTATGACTATGAAGCGAAATATTTATCTGATGAGACTCAATATTTCTGCCCAAGTGGTTTAACAAACGACCTTGAAGCAAAACTGGCAGATATCGCAATACAAGCTTATCAAGCGGTAGGCTGTCGTGGCTGGGGACGGGTTGATGTGATACAAGATAGTGATGGGGAGTTCTATTTACTCGAAGTGAATACTTCGCCGGGAATGACCAGTCACAGTTTAGTTCCAATGGCTGCGCGTCAAGCAGGTTTGGATTTTTCGCAGTTAGTGGTACGTATTTTGGAATTGGCTAGTTGA
- the murC gene encoding UDP-N-acetylmuramate--L-alanine ligase: MRRVRHIHFVGIGGAGMGGIAEVLANEGYEISGSDLAPNAVTQQLTELGATIYFNHRPENVENASVVVVSTAISAENPEIQAAKELRIPVIRRAEMLAELMRYRHGIAVAGTHGKTTTTAMISGIYAQAGLDPTFVNGGLVKSAGTHARLGSSRYLIAEADESDASFLHLQPLVAVVTNIEADHMDTYQGNFENLTDTFINFLHNLPFYGRAVMCIDDPVIRSLLPKIGRYITTYGFSDDADVRITKYEQKGNQGFFTIAREGMPELTVVLNAPGRHNALNATAAVAVATEEGIDDLHILSALVEFQGTGRRFDFLGNYALRNVNGKEGEVMLVDDYGHHPTEVDATIKAARAGWPDKRIVMVFQPHRYTRTRDLYDDFANVLGQVDVLLMLEVYSAGEKPVPGADSRSLCRTIRSRGQVDPIFVAEPEQVSHMLAQVLDDNDLILVQGAGNIGKIAKNLAETKLQPPMVEE; encoded by the coding sequence ATGCGTAGAGTACGGCACATTCATTTTGTCGGCATCGGTGGTGCTGGCATGGGTGGTATCGCTGAAGTGTTGGCTAACGAAGGTTATGAAATTAGTGGTTCAGATTTAGCACCTAACGCAGTGACCCAGCAACTGACAGAGTTAGGCGCCACTATCTATTTTAATCATCGCCCTGAAAACGTTGAAAACGCGAGTGTGGTGGTAGTTTCTACGGCTATCTCTGCAGAGAATCCTGAAATTCAAGCTGCAAAAGAGCTGCGAATCCCCGTTATTCGTCGTGCTGAAATGCTGGCTGAATTAATGCGCTACCGTCATGGTATCGCAGTGGCGGGAACTCACGGTAAAACAACGACAACGGCAATGATTTCAGGGATCTACGCTCAAGCAGGCTTAGATCCAACATTTGTGAATGGCGGATTAGTGAAATCTGCGGGAACCCATGCGCGCTTAGGTAGTAGCCGTTATTTAATCGCTGAAGCGGACGAAAGTGATGCATCATTCTTGCATTTACAGCCACTTGTTGCGGTTGTGACAAATATTGAAGCTGACCACATGGATACCTATCAGGGCAATTTTGAAAACCTGACAGATACCTTCATCAACTTCCTGCATAACTTGCCATTCTATGGCCGTGCAGTGATGTGTATCGATGATCCCGTGATCCGTTCATTATTACCAAAAATCGGCCGTTACATTACCACTTACGGCTTTAGTGACGATGCGGATGTTCGTATCACCAAGTACGAGCAAAAAGGGAACCAAGGCTTTTTCACCATTGCTCGTGAAGGTATGCCAGAATTGACTGTTGTACTGAATGCACCTGGTCGCCACAATGCGCTCAATGCGACGGCCGCTGTTGCGGTGGCAACCGAAGAAGGCATCGACGATTTACATATTCTATCTGCATTAGTGGAGTTCCAAGGAACTGGCCGTCGTTTCGATTTCTTAGGCAACTATGCGCTGCGTAATGTGAATGGTAAAGAAGGCGAAGTGATGCTAGTGGATGACTATGGTCACCACCCTACAGAAGTCGACGCCACGATTAAAGCCGCTCGCGCAGGCTGGCCAGATAAACGCATCGTGATGGTTTTCCAGCCTCATCGTTATACACGTACTCGTGACTTATACGATGATTTTGCAAACGTGCTAGGGCAGGTCGATGTCTTGCTCATGTTGGAAGTTTATTCGGCGGGTGAGAAGCCAGTTCCGGGGGCTGATAGCCGCTCACTATGCCGTACAATCCGCAGTCGTGGGCAGGTTGATCCTATTTTTGTGGCAGAACCTGAACAAGTTTCACATATGCTGGCACAAGTTCTTGATGATAACGACTTAATTTTAGTTCAAGGCGCAGGAAATATTGGTAAAATAGCCAAAAATCTAGCAGAAACGAAATTACAGCCACCGATGGTTGAGGAATAA
- the mraY gene encoding phospho-N-acetylmuramoyl-pentapeptide-transferase, protein MLVWLAELLVHKFSAFNVFSYLTFRAIVGLLTALIIALWMGPHLIAYLQKMQIGQVVRNEGPESHFSKRGTPTMGGILILFSICMSVLLWARLDNPYVWCVLLVLVGYGIVGFVDDYRKVVRKDTRGLIARWKYFWQSVLALVVAFSMYAIGKDTPATQLVVPFFKDVMPQLGVLYILLAYFVIVGTSNAVNLTDGLDGLAIMPTVFVAAGFALVAWATGNVNFANYLHIPFLPHAGELVIVCTAIVGAGLGFLWFNTYPAQVFMGDVGSLALGGALGTIAVLLRQEFLLVIMGGVFVVETLSVILQVGSFKLRGQRIFRMAPIHHHYELKGWPEPRVIVRFWIISLMLVLIGLATLKVR, encoded by the coding sequence ATGTTAGTCTGGTTAGCCGAATTATTGGTTCATAAATTTTCTGCTTTTAACGTCTTCTCCTATTTGACGTTCAGAGCCATTGTCGGTTTGCTGACAGCATTAATTATTGCTCTGTGGATGGGACCGCACCTGATAGCTTATTTGCAAAAAATGCAAATTGGGCAAGTGGTACGTAACGAGGGCCCTGAATCTCACTTTAGTAAACGTGGCACGCCAACTATGGGTGGGATTTTAATCCTATTTTCTATCTGCATGTCAGTGTTGTTATGGGCACGTTTAGATAATCCATACGTCTGGTGTGTACTGCTGGTTTTAGTGGGCTACGGTATTGTTGGCTTTGTTGATGATTACCGCAAAGTCGTTCGAAAAGACACTCGTGGTCTGATTGCCCGTTGGAAATACTTCTGGCAATCAGTATTAGCACTCGTTGTTGCATTCTCTATGTATGCGATTGGGAAAGATACGCCAGCAACTCAGCTGGTTGTTCCATTCTTTAAAGATGTGATGCCGCAATTAGGTGTGCTGTACATCTTACTCGCTTACTTCGTTATCGTTGGAACCAGTAACGCCGTTAACTTAACAGATGGCTTAGATGGTTTAGCCATTATGCCAACCGTGTTCGTTGCCGCAGGTTTTGCCCTAGTGGCATGGGCAACGGGTAACGTTAACTTCGCTAACTACTTACACATCCCATTCCTACCACATGCCGGTGAGTTAGTAATTGTGTGTACGGCGATTGTTGGGGCGGGTTTAGGTTTCTTATGGTTCAACACCTACCCAGCACAAGTATTTATGGGTGATGTAGGATCTCTGGCATTAGGTGGAGCATTAGGAACTATTGCTGTTTTACTGCGCCAAGAATTCTTATTAGTGATCATGGGCGGTGTGTTTGTGGTTGAAACGCTGTCGGTGATTTTACAAGTTGGCTCTTTCAAATTACGTGGTCAACGAATTTTCCGTATGGCACCAATTCACCATCACTATGAATTGAAAGGTTGGCCAGAACCACGCGTTATCGTGCGTTTCTGGATTATCTCTCTCATGTTAGTCCTGATTGGACTAGCAACATTGAAGGTGCGTTAA